Sequence from the Saccharopolyspora pogona genome:
GGGTCGCGCCCGAGCGGTCGTCAGCCGAGGGCTCGGTCGAGGTTGAAGGCGGCGCTGATCAGGGCGAGGTGGGTGAAGGCCTGGGGGAAGTTGCCCAGTTGTTCGCCGGTGTGGCCGATCTCCTCGGCGTAGAGGCCGAGGTGGTTTGCGTAGGTGAGCATCTTCTCGAAGGCGAGCCGGGCTTCTTCGAGGCGTCCGGCACGGGTCAGCGCCTCGACGTACCAGAACGAGCAGATCGAGAACGTGCCCTCGGTGCCCGGCAGCCCGTCCGGGCTGGCCTGCGGGTCGTAGCGGTAGACCAGCGAGTCCGACACCAGGTGCTCGCCCAGTGCGTCGAGCGTGGACAGCCACTTCGGGTCCGTTGGGGAGACGAACTTGGCCAACGGCATCATGAGCACCGCGGCGTCGAGCACGTCGTCGTCCTCGTGCTGGACGAACGCGTGCCGCTTGTCCGACCAGCCGCGCTTCATGATCTGCCGGTAGATCGTGTCGCGGGCCTGCCGCCACCGCGGGATGTCGGCGGGCAGACCCCGGTGGTTGGCCAGCCGCATGGCGCGTTCGATCGCCACCCAGCACATCAGTCGCGAGTACAGGAAGTTCTTGCGTCCGCCGCGGGTTTCCCAGACGCCCTCGTCGGGGCGGTCCCAGTTGGCGCAGACCCAGTCCACCACGCCGACCACTTCGTCCCAGCGCTCGCTGGAGATCGGCGCACCCCACTTGTCGTAGAGGTAGATCGAGTCGATCAGCGCCCCGTAGATGTCCAGCTGGAACTGGTGGACGGCGGCGTTGCCGACGCGCACGGGGGCGGAGCCCTGGTAGCCGCTGAGGTGGGGGATTTCGCGTTCGGGCAGTTCGCTGCGCCCGTCGATGCCGTACATGATCTGCAACGGTCCCGACGAGTCGCAGTGGCGGAGGTCGACGTGCTCGGACAGGAACCCCATGAACGCCTCGGCCTCCGCGGTGAACCCCAGCCGCAGCAGCGCGTACACGCAGAACGCGGCGTCGCGGATCCACACGAAGCGGTAGTCCCAGTTCCGCGCGCCGCCGATGCTCTCCGGCAGGCTCGTCGTCGGCGCGGCCACGATCGCGCCGGTCGGCGCGTAGGTGAGCAGCTTCAGCGTCAGCGCGGATCGGTGCACCATCTCTCGCCACCGACCGCGGTAGCGGGACGCGGACAGCCACTGCCGCCAGAACCGCACCGTGGCGGCGAACTCGCGTTCGGCCTCGGCCAGCGGGCACGTCCGGGGCATCACGTCGCCGCCGACCTGGTCGAGGGCGAAGACCGCGACCTCGCCCTCGTGCAGCTTGAACGCCGACCAAACGTCCGTTCCATCGGGCTCGACCGGCACGCTTGCGGTCAGTGCCAGCGACAGCGACTCCGACTCGAAGATCGCGTGGCAGCCCTCGATGCGTAGGGTGTGCGGACGCGTGGCGTAGTCGAGCCGAGGCGCCACCCGGGCGCGGAACGGCAGCGACCCCCGCACGCACACCACCCGGCGGATCAGCCGGTGCCGGCCGGCCTCGCGCGAGTCGTCCACGATCGGCATGAAGTCCTGGATCTCGCCGACGCCGTCCTCGGCGAAGAACCGGGTGATCAGCACGTTGGTGTCCGGGAAGTAGAACTGCTTGGTCCGCGCGGGCACGTCGGCCGCGAGTTCGAACGAGCCGCCCCGGTCGACGTCGAGGATGGCGGCGAAGACGCTCGGACCATCGAAGCGGCCGCAGCAGTACCAATCGATCGTGCCGTTGGTGCCCACCAGCGCCACGCTGCGCAAGTCGCCGATCAACCCGTGGTCGGCGATCGGCAGGAATCCCGAAGGTTGTTGGCTCGCAGTCACGGGCGCCTCCCGTGCGGTGTTCCCCGTACGCCTGCTCGCCGGCGCCGGGTCCGACACCCTCGTTCTACTCTGCGCCCCGGCGATGCACCAGTGCGAACGAGCGTGGCCCGGCGGAATCCGCCGGGCCACCGCTGCCCCGTGCCTGCGACGGGCGTCAGGTCAGCTTGATCTGCCGGTTGACGTCCTTGTAGAGCAGGTAGCGGAACTTGCCCGGACCACCCGCGTAGCAGGCCTGCGGGCAGAAGGCTCGCAGCCACATGAAGTCACCGGCCTCGACCTCGACCCAGTCGTCGTTGAGGCGGTACACCGCCTTGCCCTCGAGGACGTAGAGGCCGTGCTCCATCACGTGCGTCTCGGCGAACGGGATCACCGCGCCGGGCTCGAACGTCACGATGTTGACGTGCATGTCGTGCGAGAGGTCGTTCGGGTCGACGAACCGAGTGGTGGCCCACGCACCGTTGGTGTCGGCCATCGGCGTCGGCTCGATGTCCTGCTCCTGCACGGCGAACGCCTCCGGCGTCGGGTAGCCCGCTACCGGCTCGTAGGCCTTGCGGACCCACTGGAAGGTCGCAGCGGCGTCGGACTCGTTGGCCACCGACCAGCTGCCGCCCGCCGGGAGGTACGCGTACCCGCCCGCGGTGAGGACGTGCTTCTCGCTCTCGATGACGACGTTCAGCGTGCCGGTAAGCAGGAACAGCACCGACTCGACGCCGCTCTCCGGTTCCGGCTCGGTGCTGCCACCGCCGGGCGAGACCTCGACGATGTACTGCGCGAACGTGGTGGCGAACCCGGCGATCGGCTTGGCGAGGATCCACGCGCGGGTGTTGTCCCACCCGGGAAGGTTGCTGGTGACGATGTCGCGAAGCACGCCACGAGGGATGACGGTGTACGCCTCCTTCACGACGGCCCGGTCGGTCAGCAGCGTGGTCTGCGACGGCAGGCCGCCCTCGGGGGCGTAGTACGTCGGCTCGCTCAAGTTGCAACTCCTGTCTTGATCGACGTTCACACGCTGCCGTGCAGTGCTTGCCGGGTGCGCCGCGGGCGGAGCGTTGTGTGATGCGGACAGCGTAAGACCCCGAAGCGGCTCGGGACAGCTGCCCGAGGTCTACGTATACATCACACTCGGAGCTTGCTGAACCGCGCTGAATCGGTTTGGCCCGGGAACGCCACGAGTCGCGGGGCGGTCACTCCGGCCGTTTCCCGAAGCGCGCCCGGACGTCCTCGCGGTCGGCGAGCCGGGCGGGGAACTCGGGGCCGGGTTCTTTGGTGACCGAGTCGGCGGTCAGCGGTTCCGCGCAGTGCTCGCAGACGACGACGCCGTGGGTGGCCGCTCGCAGCGCCAGCGCTGCGAGGGTGATCTTGATCGGCAGATCACGCGGTTGCGGCACGCTACCGAGGGCCGTGTTGTGGTGGGGGAATTCTGGGACGTGGCGTCTGGGCTCTCGGATGTTCGTCGTGGTTTTCGGGCGGGTTGTATGGGCCGCGGTTAGCGAAGCAACGCCGAGTGATTCACTGCGTTAAACAGGCGGTAGAGTAGGCCATTGTTGGACACGCGGTGAAGGGTGAGGCGGTGAAGGGTGACGCGAGGAAAGCTTCGGCTGATCGCTGCGCCGTTCACCGTGGCCGCGCCATCCGGAGCGCGTATCCGCGATCGTCTGCGGGTGTCGGCTGTTGATGAGAAGGTGCTGATCCTGGTGGGAGGGCATCTTGGTTCTCTCGCCCGATCCGACCTGGCTGAACGGGTCTGTATCGGCGATGCGGCGGCGAAGCACACCCAACGAGCACGACGCAAGAGGAATCTCACCGCCCGGTGTTCGTCACGGTGGGCTGGTGCGATCACCCGGGCATCCGAGGACCAGTACCGGTTATCCCTGCGGTGCCTGGGCGCTCCAGAAAACCGGTCTCACCAGGGCAATCCGCGCTATCGAACAACGTCTGGCCGCGCCATGGCGGGAAGCGGCGGGGGCGTGTTCGCGGCTATGCGGATCGCGACGAGCGTTTCGGTAAGCAGCGTCGCGTTCAGGTCCTCTAGGCCCGGCTTGCCCGCGTCGGGCAGCGCATCAGCGAACGCAGGTGACCGCCGTGAGTGCTTTTGGGTGCTATGGCACCCAAAAACACTCACGGGTGTTCTTCCGCCACGCGAAGGTGGCCATCGGCAGACGTGCCCACCAGCATCGGTTGCGGCGTCGGCCAGGTGTGACCCGGACACGACCAGAGGATCGTGGCGGGAGAGCTACCGGATCAGTCCGGTTCCGGATGACGCGACCAACAATGGCCACTCACCCTAGTGTCCTGCACCGGAAATTCATGGTCGAAATGGCTATACTGCGGGAATGGCGAGGACTGGGCGGCCGAAGGCTGAGTTGGTGCTGACCGACGATGAGCGTTCGACGTTGCAGCGTTGGGCTCGGCGGGCGAAGAGTTCGCAGGCTTTGGCGTTGCGGTGTCGGATTGTGCTGGCATGCGCCGATGGTTTGTCCAATGTGGATGTCGCCGAGAAGTTGCGGGTGTCGCGGCCGACGGTGGGCAAGTGGCGGTCGCGGTTTGTCCAGCGACGACTGAAGGGGTTGGTCGACGAGGATCGCCCAGGCGCGCCGCGGAAGATCACCGACGAACAGGTGGAGAAGGTGGTCGTCTCGACGTTGGAAGAGAAACCGAACAACGCGACGCATTGGTCGCGTACATCGATGGCGAAGCGTTCCGGGCTGAGTAAATCGACCGTGGGACGGATCTGGAAAGCGTTCAACCTTAAACCCCACTTGGCCGACACATTCAAGCTCTCTACCGATCCGCAGTTCATCGAGAAGGTCCGTAACGTCGTCGGCCTGTATATGAACCCGCCCGAGAACGCAGTGGTTCTGTGCACCGATGAGAAATCCCAGGTGCAAGCGCTGGAGAGGTCCCAGCCGGTGTTGCCGATGATGCCTGGCATGCCCGAGCGGCGCACCCACGACTACGTCCGTCACGGCGTCACCAGCCTGTTCGCCGCCTTCGACATCGCCACCGGCAAGGTCATCTCCTCGCTGCACCGCCGGCACCGCTCGGTCGAGTTCCGCAAATTTCTCACCAAGATCGACAAGACCGTACCGGCGGAGTTAGGCGTCCATGTCATTTGTGACAACTACGCCACCCACAAAACTGAGATCATCCAGAAATGGCTAGCGAAGCATCCTCGATTCCAAATCCACTTCATCCCGACCGGATCGTCCTGGATCAACCAGGTCGAACGCTGGTTCGGCGAATTGACCACCAAACTCCTGCAACGCGGCGTGCACACCAGCGTCCAGGCACTCGAGGCCGATATCCGCAACTGGATCGACGAGTGGAACAACGATCCCCGGCCGTTCATCTGGACCAAGAACGCTGACGAGATCTTGGAGTCACTCCGATCATATTGTCAACGCATCTCCGGCGCAGGACACTAGGAACGGTAGAAGTCCTCGCCCTTTTCGGTGATGACATATTCGTACCGGTCGGGCCGCTGCTGGTAGCGCACGCGGTCCAGCAGGCCCTCCTCGACCAGTCGCTGCAGCAGGGCGTTGAGATCGCCGAAATCCCCCGAATCTGTGAGAAGGTGTTCGCCACCGGGGATTTCCGGGAGGGCGTCCAGTCCTTCGTGGAACGGCGCGCGGCCGTCTTCCAGGGCCGATGAGCCGAGAACGACGCACAACCAGAAAGCGGGTCTGCTGCATGTCCAGCGAGTACGCCCTCGATGGTCCCGTTGCGATCATCCGAATCGAGAACCCACCGGTCAACGGGCTCGGGCACGCCGTGCGCGAGGGCATCGTGCGGGATTTGCGCCGGGCCCTGGACTCCGCCGACGTGGAAGCCGTCGTGCTGACCGGCCGTCCGGGCTTCTTCTCTGCGGGTGCCGACACCACCGAGTTCGGGACGCCCAAGTCCGCGGCCGAGCCGACGCTCGGCGACGTCATCGCCGC
This genomic interval carries:
- a CDS encoding glycoside hydrolase family 15 protein — its product is MTASQQPSGFLPIADHGLIGDLRSVALVGTNGTIDWYCCGRFDGPSVFAAILDVDRGGSFELAADVPARTKQFYFPDTNVLITRFFAEDGVGEIQDFMPIVDDSREAGRHRLIRRVVCVRGSLPFRARVAPRLDYATRPHTLRIEGCHAIFESESLSLALTASVPVEPDGTDVWSAFKLHEGEVAVFALDQVGGDVMPRTCPLAEAEREFAATVRFWRQWLSASRYRGRWREMVHRSALTLKLLTYAPTGAIVAAPTTSLPESIGGARNWDYRFVWIRDAAFCVYALLRLGFTAEAEAFMGFLSEHVDLRHCDSSGPLQIMYGIDGRSELPEREIPHLSGYQGSAPVRVGNAAVHQFQLDIYGALIDSIYLYDKWGAPISSERWDEVVGVVDWVCANWDRPDEGVWETRGGRKNFLYSRLMCWVAIERAMRLANHRGLPADIPRWRQARDTIYRQIMKRGWSDKRHAFVQHEDDDVLDAAVLMMPLAKFVSPTDPKWLSTLDALGEHLVSDSLVYRYDPQASPDGLPGTEGTFSICSFWYVEALTRAGRLEEARLAFEKMLTYANHLGLYAEEIGHTGEQLGNFPQAFTHLALISAAFNLDRALG
- a CDS encoding bifunctional allantoicase/(S)-ureidoglycine aminohydrolase, translated to MSEPTYYAPEGGLPSQTTLLTDRAVVKEAYTVIPRGVLRDIVTSNLPGWDNTRAWILAKPIAGFATTFAQYIVEVSPGGGSTEPEPESGVESVLFLLTGTLNVVIESEKHVLTAGGYAYLPAGGSWSVANESDAAATFQWVRKAYEPVAGYPTPEAFAVQEQDIEPTPMADTNGAWATTRFVDPNDLSHDMHVNIVTFEPGAVIPFAETHVMEHGLYVLEGKAVYRLNDDWVEVEAGDFMWLRAFCPQACYAGGPGKFRYLLYKDVNRQIKLT
- a CDS encoding IS630 family transposase translates to MARTGRPKAELVLTDDERSTLQRWARRAKSSQALALRCRIVLACADGLSNVDVAEKLRVSRPTVGKWRSRFVQRRLKGLVDEDRPGAPRKITDEQVEKVVVSTLEEKPNNATHWSRTSMAKRSGLSKSTVGRIWKAFNLKPHLADTFKLSTDPQFIEKVRNVVGLYMNPPENAVVLCTDEKSQVQALERSQPVLPMMPGMPERRTHDYVRHGVTSLFAAFDIATGKVISSLHRRHRSVEFRKFLTKIDKTVPAELGVHVICDNYATHKTEIIQKWLAKHPRFQIHFIPTGSSWINQVERWFGELTTKLLQRGVHTSVQALEADIRNWIDEWNNDPRPFIWTKNADEILESLRSYCQRISGAGH
- a CDS encoding winged helix-turn-helix transcriptional regulator, translated to MCVVLGSSALEDGRAPFHEGLDALPEIPGGEHLLTDSGDFGDLNALLQRLVEEGLLDRVRYQQRPDRYEYVITEKGEDFYRS